One Cicer arietinum cultivar CDC Frontier isolate Library 1 chromosome 8, Cicar.CDCFrontier_v2.0, whole genome shotgun sequence DNA segment encodes these proteins:
- the LOC101502825 gene encoding uncharacterized protein: MKIRRFCLSQPLQPQQTMFLFSTRSRFVSLFIPKKFLPFNFIPSFCFSASTLFPQFNNPHLDNSISLFNSLLHKNPTPPPIEFGKILGSIVKAKHYSIAISLFQQMEIRGINPDFVTCSLLINCFCQLGHITFAFSVFSKILKRGYHPNTITLNTLIKGFCLKGEVHKALHFHDKVVAQGFQLDQVSYGTLINGLCKVGETRAALELLRRVDGKLVQPNVVMYSTIIDSMCKDKLVSDACDLYSEMVVKRISPDVVTYNALISGFCIMGQLKEGIDLLKKMTLENINPNVYTFNILVDAFCKEGKLKEAKNVFLVMMKKDIKPDIFTYSSLIDGYCLVNKVNKAKSILNIMAQRGVAPDVTSYTIVINGLCKIKMVDEAMNLFKEMQSRKIVPNVVTYSSLIDGLCRSGRITYALELVCEMHDRGQPPNIYTYSSILDALCKSHDVDKAIALLKKFKDLGIQPNMCTYNILLNGLCKSGRIKDSQKIFEYLLVKGYNLDVYAYTIMIQGFCNKGLLDEALDLFSKMKDNGCIPDALTYEIVIHSLFEKYEIEKAEKLLREMIVRGLL; encoded by the coding sequence ATGAAAATTCGAAGGTTTTGTTTATCGCAGCCACTGCAACCACAACAAacaatgtttttgttttcaacTAGGTCAAGGtttgtttctcttttcattCCCAAAAAGTTTCTTCCTTTTAATTTCATTCCCTCTTTTTGCTTCTCAGCTTCAACCCTATTCCCTCAATTCAATAATCCTCATCTTGACAATTCCATTTCATTGTTCAATTCTTTGCTCCATAAGAATCCTACCCCACCACCCATTGAATTTGGCAAGATTTTAGGTTCCATTGTGAAAGCTAAGCATTACTCAATTGCTATTTCCCTTTTTCAACAAATGGAAATTAGGGGAATTAACCCTGACTTTGTAACTTGCAGTCTCTTAATCAATTGTTTTTGCCAATTAGGTCATATCACTTTTGCTTTCTCTGTTTTCTCAAAGATTCTCAAAAGGGGTTATCACCCAAATACAATAACTTTGAATACACTCATCAAGGGTTTTTGTCTCAAAGGCGAGGTTCATAAAGCATTGCACTTTCATGACAAGGTGGTAGCACAAGGATTTCAGTTGGATCAAGTTAGTTACGGGACTTTGATCAACGGGTTATGTAAAGTTGGAGAAACAAGAGCAGCTCTAGAGTTGCTGAGACGAGTTGATGGGAAATTGGTTCAACCTAATGTGGTAATGTACAGCACGATTATTGATAGTATGTGCAAAGATAAACTTGTTTCTGATGCTTGTGATTTATATTCTGAAATGGTTGTCAAGAGAATTTCTCCTGATGTTGTCACTTACAATGCACTAATTAGTGGCTTTTGCATCATGGGTCAATTGAAAGAAGGaattgatttgttaaaaaaaatgacattggAAAACATCAACCCAAATGTgtatacttttaatatattgGTTGATGCTTTTTGTAAGGAAGGGAAGTTAAAAGAAGCTAAAAATGTGtttcttgtgatgatgaaaAAAGACATAAAACCTGATATTTTTACTTATAGCTCTTTAATAGATGGATATTGCCTCGTTAATAAAGTGAACAAGGCTAAGAGTATACTCAACATTATGGCCCAAAGGGGAGTGGCTCCTGACGTTACGAGCTACACTATTGTGATTAATGGACTTTGTAAGATTAAAATGGTGGATGAAGCCATGAACCTCTTCAAAGAAATGCAGTCCAGAAAAATTGTTCCTAATGTTGTAACTTACAGTTCCCTCATCGATGGTTTGTGCAGATCGGGGAGAATTACATATGCTTTGGAGCTTGTTTGTGAGATGCATGATAGGGGCCAACCACCTAATATATATACTTACAGTTCTATATTGGATGCTTTATGCAAAAGCCATGATGTTGACAAGGCAATTgcattattgaaaaaatttaaagacttGGGTATTCAACCAAATATGTGCACATATAATATTCTTCTCAATGGATTGTGTAAAAGTGGACGAATAAAGGATTCACAAAAGATTTTTGAATATCTTTTGGTCAAAGGCTACAATCTTGATGTCTATGCATATACCATTATGATACAAGGGTTTTGTAACAAGGGCTTGTTGGACGAAGCGTTggatttgttttcaaaaatgaaaGACAATGGCTGCATTCCAGATGCTTTAACTTATGAAATAGTTATTCATTCCCtctttgaaaaatatgaaattgaaaaaGCGGAGAAACTTCTTCGGGAAATGATTGTGAGAGGTCTTCTTTAA